Proteins from a genomic interval of Ramlibacter algicola:
- a CDS encoding TAXI family TRAP transporter solute-binding subunit, giving the protein MKQILRLMLVAFLAIASGASMAQNISVATGGTGGVYYPMGGGIAAVLSKYVPGMQATAEVTGGSVDNLKLINSGKPYVGFSMSDAAQDALKGEDKFKGHKVPLRTLAILYPNRMHVVTVEGRGINSFADLKGKRVSTGSPGSATEVMAFRLIEAAGMDKDKDLKRERLGAAESVNAIKDGKIDAFFWVGGLPTAAVSDLASTPGTKIKMVDHANLVAAMNKKYGNLYVEDVIPKSVYKGMDADNHQATVQNILVANESMDEKTAYNIVKAIFDHKADIVAVHKEAENIKLENQKKDATPVPWHPGAIKYMAEKGVKLN; this is encoded by the coding sequence GTGAAGCAGATCCTTCGACTCATGCTGGTGGCCTTCCTGGCCATCGCATCCGGGGCCTCGATGGCCCAGAACATCTCGGTCGCCACCGGTGGCACCGGCGGCGTGTACTACCCCATGGGCGGCGGCATCGCGGCCGTGCTGTCCAAGTACGTGCCGGGCATGCAGGCCACCGCCGAGGTGACCGGCGGCTCGGTCGACAACCTGAAGCTGATCAACAGCGGCAAGCCCTACGTCGGCTTCTCCATGAGCGACGCCGCGCAGGACGCGCTCAAGGGCGAGGACAAGTTCAAGGGCCACAAGGTGCCGCTGCGCACGCTGGCCATCCTGTATCCGAACCGCATGCACGTCGTGACGGTCGAGGGCCGCGGCATCAACAGCTTCGCCGACCTCAAGGGCAAGCGCGTGTCCACCGGCTCGCCGGGCAGCGCCACCGAAGTGATGGCCTTCCGCCTGATCGAGGCCGCCGGCATGGACAAGGACAAGGACCTGAAGCGCGAGCGCCTGGGCGCCGCCGAATCGGTCAACGCCATCAAGGACGGCAAGATCGACGCCTTCTTCTGGGTCGGCGGCCTGCCGACCGCCGCCGTGTCCGACCTGGCCAGCACGCCCGGCACCAAGATCAAGATGGTCGACCACGCCAACCTGGTGGCGGCCATGAACAAGAAGTACGGCAACCTGTACGTCGAGGACGTGATCCCCAAGAGCGTCTACAAGGGCATGGACGCCGACAACCACCAGGCCACGGTCCAGAACATCCTGGTGGCCAACGAGAGCATGGACGAGAAGACGGCCTACAACATCGTCAAGGCGATCTTCGACCACAAGGCCGACATCGTGGCGGTCCACAAGGAAGCCGAGAACATCAAGCTGGAGAACCAGAAGAAGGACGCGACCCCGGTGCCGTGGCACCCGGGTGCCATCAAGTACATGGCGGAAAAGGGCGTCAAGCTGAACTGA
- a CDS encoding TRAP transporter permease: MKDPDTTAEKVGLSEAVSATALQKAEEYIEQEEGAANKLKGWLATFVTLAAVAMSVFHLYTAYAIVPTQTLRPVHVAFVLALCFMVFPVAQRWRHRIMWWDWIAAALAIASVYYLIQGGDDMMDRNTSPLPWDVAFGVVMIALILEAMRRTAGWIMPFICCLFLAYALGGEYLPAPWTHKGYEVDRLVGFMYMTLEGVFGSAVDVSSSLIILFTIFGAFLQYSGAGKFYIDFSFSAMGGKPTGAGRTVVLASFLLGGPSGSGVATTVTLGSVAYPMLAKVGYEKNAAGGLLAAGGLGAIISPPVLGAAAFLIAEFLKISYLDVLLMACIPTLLFYFALFLMVEIDARKFGMHETTFEKVDTVWNLTKKYWFHFLSLVSIIVFMLWGFSPVLSVFWATVVSVATSFLRSDTALIPRDFFRGPGLARRFLQTPFMKAMEGGSIGVLNVAATCAGAGLIVGVVTLTGLGLKFSSIVIAYAGGSLLLTAIFTSLVVWIIGLAVPVTASYIICAVIAAPALTKLGVPEFAAHMFIFYYAVLSEVSPPTALSPFAAAAITGGDPYKTTMQCWKYTVPAFLVPFMFVLDPSGQGLLLMGSTKALANANWWSIAEVTITCAIGIAALAAGFQGWALRRATTFERVMLIVAGFLLAYPGWVADVAGIVLVVIALAMQVLRPQLQPA; this comes from the coding sequence ATGAAAGATCCCGACACCACCGCAGAGAAAGTCGGCCTCAGCGAAGCCGTCAGCGCGACGGCCTTGCAGAAGGCCGAGGAATACATCGAGCAGGAGGAGGGCGCGGCCAACAAGCTGAAAGGCTGGCTGGCCACCTTCGTCACGCTGGCCGCGGTGGCCATGTCGGTGTTCCACCTGTACACGGCTTACGCCATCGTGCCGACGCAGACCCTGCGCCCCGTGCACGTGGCGTTCGTGCTGGCGCTGTGCTTCATGGTGTTCCCGGTCGCGCAGCGCTGGCGCCACCGCATCATGTGGTGGGACTGGATCGCCGCCGCGCTCGCCATCGCGAGCGTCTACTACCTGATCCAGGGTGGCGACGACATGATGGACCGCAACACGTCGCCCCTGCCGTGGGACGTCGCGTTCGGCGTCGTCATGATCGCGCTGATCCTGGAAGCGATGCGGCGCACGGCCGGCTGGATCATGCCGTTCATCTGCTGCCTGTTCCTCGCCTACGCGCTCGGTGGTGAGTACCTGCCGGCGCCGTGGACCCACAAGGGTTACGAGGTCGACCGGCTGGTCGGCTTCATGTACATGACGCTGGAAGGCGTCTTCGGCTCGGCCGTCGACGTCTCGTCCTCGCTGATCATCCTGTTCACGATCTTCGGCGCCTTCCTGCAGTATTCGGGCGCCGGCAAGTTCTACATCGACTTCTCGTTCTCGGCGATGGGCGGCAAGCCCACCGGCGCAGGCCGCACCGTGGTGCTGGCGTCGTTCCTGCTTGGCGGCCCGTCGGGCTCGGGCGTGGCGACCACCGTCACGCTGGGCTCGGTCGCGTACCCGATGCTCGCCAAGGTCGGCTACGAGAAAAACGCCGCCGGGGGCCTGCTGGCCGCGGGCGGCCTGGGCGCCATCATCTCGCCGCCCGTGCTGGGTGCGGCCGCGTTCCTGATCGCCGAGTTCCTGAAGATCTCGTACCTCGACGTGCTGTTGATGGCGTGCATCCCCACGCTGCTCTTCTACTTCGCGCTGTTCCTGATGGTCGAGATCGACGCGCGCAAGTTCGGCATGCACGAGACGACCTTCGAGAAGGTCGACACGGTCTGGAACCTGACGAAGAAGTACTGGTTCCACTTCCTCTCGCTGGTCTCCATCATCGTCTTCATGCTCTGGGGCTTCTCCCCGGTGCTGTCGGTGTTCTGGGCCACGGTCGTGTCGGTGGCCACCAGCTTCCTGCGCAGCGACACCGCGCTGATCCCGCGCGACTTCTTCCGCGGGCCCGGCCTGGCGCGCCGCTTCCTGCAGACGCCGTTCATGAAGGCGATGGAAGGCGGTTCCATCGGCGTGCTCAACGTCGCCGCCACCTGCGCCGGCGCCGGCCTGATCGTGGGCGTCGTCACGCTCACGGGCCTGGGCCTGAAGTTCAGCTCCATCGTGATCGCGTACGCGGGCGGCTCGCTGCTGCTGACGGCCATCTTCACGTCGCTGGTCGTGTGGATCATCGGCCTGGCCGTGCCCGTCACGGCCTCGTACATCATCTGCGCCGTCATCGCCGCGCCCGCGCTTACCAAGCTGGGCGTGCCCGAGTTCGCCGCGCACATGTTCATCTTCTATTACGCGGTGCTGTCCGAAGTGTCGCCACCGACGGCGCTGTCGCCGTTCGCGGCGGCGGCCATCACCGGCGGCGACCCGTACAAGACGACCATGCAGTGCTGGAAGTACACCGTGCCGGCCTTCCTGGTGCCGTTCATGTTCGTCCTCGACCCCAGCGGGCAAGGCCTGCTGCTGATGGGATCCACCAAGGCGCTGGCCAATGCCAACTGGTGGTCCATCGCCGAAGTGACCATCACCTGCGCGATCGGCATCGCCGCGCTGGCCGCCGGCTTCCAGGGCTGGGCCCTGCGCCGTGCGACCACGTTCGAACGCGTCATGCTGATCGTCGCCGGCTTCCTGCTGGCCTACCCGGGCTGGGTGGCCGACGTCGCCGGCATCGTGCTGGTGGTCATCGCGCTCGCCATGCAGGTGCTGCGGCCGCAGTTGCAGCCCGCCTGA
- a CDS encoding dihydrodipicolinate synthase family protein, producing the protein MHRFDTSAKGVYLITVTPFTDSGALDLASTDRMVDFCLERGVTGLTILGIMGEATKLTAEESRTFTRQVVQRVQGRVPIVVGVSSPGFAAMGELTKAVMDLGASGVMVAPPSTMRTDDQIVSYFDMVGETLGAVPWCLQDHPVATGVQMSASVELRIMKNAPHCVMLKHEDWPGLNKLSAIRAASDRGDVRRVSILTGNGGGLFLPEELSRGADGAMTGFAYPEMMVDVVAAHARGDVERAHDVFDAYLPLAKYEQQAGIGLAVRKHLLHQRGAIASPFIRKPGPKLSAQDVADLDRLVRRQDQRLRELG; encoded by the coding sequence ATGCATCGCTTCGACACGTCCGCCAAGGGCGTCTACCTCATCACCGTCACCCCGTTCACCGACAGCGGCGCGCTCGACCTCGCGAGCACCGACCGCATGGTGGACTTCTGCCTCGAGCGCGGCGTCACCGGCCTGACCATCCTCGGGATCATGGGCGAGGCCACCAAGCTCACCGCCGAGGAGTCGCGCACGTTCACGCGGCAGGTCGTGCAGCGCGTGCAAGGCAGGGTGCCCATCGTCGTCGGCGTGTCCTCGCCGGGCTTTGCCGCGATGGGCGAGTTGACCAAGGCCGTGATGGACCTCGGTGCATCGGGCGTGATGGTCGCGCCGCCGTCCACGATGCGCACCGACGACCAGATCGTGTCGTACTTCGACATGGTCGGCGAAACGCTGGGCGCGGTGCCGTGGTGCCTCCAGGACCATCCGGTCGCCACCGGCGTGCAGATGTCGGCGTCCGTCGAACTGCGCATCATGAAGAATGCGCCGCACTGCGTGATGCTCAAGCACGAGGACTGGCCGGGGCTGAACAAGCTGTCGGCCATCCGCGCCGCCAGCGACAGGGGCGACGTGCGCCGCGTATCCATCCTCACCGGCAACGGTGGCGGCCTGTTCCTGCCCGAGGAGCTCTCGCGCGGCGCCGATGGCGCGATGACCGGCTTCGCGTACCCGGAGATGATGGTCGACGTGGTCGCGGCGCATGCGCGCGGCGACGTCGAGCGCGCGCACGACGTCTTCGACGCCTACCTGCCGCTGGCCAAGTACGAGCAGCAGGCCGGCATCGGCCTGGCGGTGCGCAAGCACCTGCTGCACCAGCGCGGCGCCATCGCCTCGCCCTTCATCCGCAAGCCCGGGCCCAAGCTGTCGGCCCAGGACGTCGCCGACCTCGATCGCCTGGTGCGCCGGCAGGACCAGCGCCTGCGCGAGCTGGGCTGA
- a CDS encoding ribonuclease activity regulator RraA, with product MPPVPAPATMELDPQVVETLSKVTTATITTVLLKKGLRNVWLRGARPVRTGGPRLVGRAFTLRFVPAREDLATPESWGSPISTRAAIEDMPAGCITVVDAMGVQDAGIFGDILCARMAKRGITALVTDGVVRDLHGVLGTNLPLWCSGAAAPASVTSLTFVAWQQPIACGGVAVFPGDVMVCDDDGAVLIPAALLDHVLQEAPEQERLEGWIMDEVNKGASLPGLYPPNAENKARYEAFKAKK from the coding sequence ATGCCGCCCGTTCCCGCGCCCGCGACCATGGAGCTCGACCCCCAGGTGGTCGAGACCCTGTCGAAGGTCACCACTGCCACCATCACGACCGTGCTCCTGAAGAAGGGCTTGCGCAACGTGTGGCTGCGCGGCGCGCGTCCCGTCCGCACCGGCGGCCCACGCCTGGTGGGCCGCGCGTTCACGCTGCGCTTCGTGCCCGCGCGCGAGGACCTCGCGACGCCGGAGTCGTGGGGCTCGCCGATCTCCACGCGCGCCGCCATCGAGGACATGCCTGCCGGGTGCATCACGGTGGTCGACGCGATGGGCGTGCAGGACGCCGGCATCTTCGGCGACATCCTGTGCGCGCGCATGGCCAAGCGCGGCATCACGGCGCTGGTCACGGACGGCGTCGTGCGCGACTTGCACGGCGTGCTGGGCACCAACCTGCCGCTGTGGTGCAGCGGCGCAGCGGCGCCGGCTTCGGTGACGAGCCTGACCTTCGTCGCCTGGCAGCAGCCGATCGCCTGCGGTGGCGTGGCCGTGTTCCCCGGCGACGTGATGGTGTGCGACGACGACGGCGCGGTGCTGATCCCCGCCGCGCTGCTCGATCACGTGCTGCAGGAAGCCCCCGAGCAGGAACGGCTCGAGGGCTGGATCATGGACGAGGTGAACAAGGGCGCTTCGCTGCCCGGCCTGTACCCGCCCAACGCGGAGAACAAGGCCCGCTACGAGGCGTTCAAGGCGAAGAAGTAA
- the pcaF gene encoding 3-oxoadipyl-CoA thiolase, translating to MTSRQAFICDAVRTPFGRYGGALSSVRTDDLGAIPIKALMARNGKVDWQAVDDVLYGCANQAGEDNRNVARMASLLAGLPIDVPGATINRLCGSGLDAVGTAARAIKAGEAHLLIAGGVESMSRAPFVMPKAESAFSRANAVYDTTIGWRFVNKLMKEQYGIDSMPETAENVARDYGIEREAQDRMALASQLKAVAAQKAGVFDGEITPVTIPQKKGDPVVVNKDEHPRETSLESLAKLKGVVKPDGSVTAGNASGVNDGSCALLIADEGTAARHGLTPRARIVGMATAGVPPRIMGMGPAPATRKVLQLTGVTLEQIDVIELNEAFAAQGLAVLRDLGLKDDDARVNPNGGAIALGHPLGASGARLATTAVNQLHRTGGRYALCTMCIGVGQGIAVILERV from the coding sequence ATGACTTCCCGCCAAGCCTTCATCTGCGACGCCGTCCGCACGCCCTTCGGGCGCTACGGCGGCGCGCTCTCGTCCGTGCGCACCGACGACCTCGGCGCGATCCCGATCAAGGCGCTGATGGCGCGCAACGGCAAGGTCGACTGGCAGGCCGTCGACGACGTCCTCTACGGCTGCGCCAACCAGGCCGGCGAGGACAACCGCAACGTCGCGCGCATGGCCAGCCTGCTGGCGGGCCTGCCGATCGACGTGCCCGGCGCGACCATCAACCGCCTGTGCGGCTCGGGCCTGGACGCCGTCGGCACGGCCGCGCGTGCCATCAAGGCCGGCGAGGCGCACCTGCTGATCGCCGGCGGCGTCGAGAGCATGAGCCGAGCGCCCTTCGTCATGCCCAAGGCCGAGTCGGCCTTCTCGCGCGCGAACGCGGTGTACGACACCACCATCGGCTGGCGCTTCGTCAACAAGCTGATGAAGGAGCAGTACGGCATCGACTCGATGCCGGAAACCGCGGAGAACGTCGCCCGGGACTACGGCATCGAGCGCGAGGCACAGGATCGCATGGCACTCGCCTCGCAGCTGAAGGCGGTGGCCGCGCAGAAAGCGGGCGTCTTCGACGGCGAAATCACGCCCGTGACGATCCCGCAGAAGAAGGGCGATCCGGTCGTGGTGAACAAGGACGAGCATCCCCGCGAGACATCGCTGGAGTCGCTGGCGAAGCTCAAGGGCGTGGTCAAGCCCGATGGCAGCGTGACCGCGGGCAATGCCAGTGGCGTCAACGATGGCTCCTGCGCGCTGTTGATCGCCGACGAAGGCACGGCCGCGCGCCACGGCCTCACGCCTCGGGCGCGCATCGTCGGCATGGCCACCGCCGGCGTGCCGCCGCGCATCATGGGCATGGGCCCCGCGCCGGCCACGCGCAAGGTGCTGCAGCTCACCGGCGTGACGCTGGAACAGATCGACGTGATCGAGCTCAATGAAGCCTTCGCGGCGCAGGGCCTCGCGGTGCTGCGCGACCTGGGCCTGAAGGACGACGACGCGCGCGTGAACCCGAACGGCGGCGCGATCGCGCTGGGACACCCGCTCGGCGCGTCGGGCGCGCGCCTGGCGACGACGGCGGTGAACCAGTTGCACCGAACCGGCGGCCGCTACGCGCTGTGCACGATGTGCATCGGCGTCGGGCAAGGGATCGCGGTCATCCTCGAGCGGGTCTGA
- a CDS encoding 3-oxoacid CoA-transferase subunit B, whose amino-acid sequence MAYQRRTKEQLAQRVAQDIQDGAYVNLGIGMPTLVANHLPAGREVVLHSENGILGMGPAPAAGDEDYDLINAGKQPVTLKPGAAFFHHADSFAMMRGGHIDLCVLGAFQVSATGDLANWHTGEADAIPAVGGAMDLATGARQTWVMMDLLTRDGRSKLVERCTYPLTGVACVKRVYTDLGTFACTPRGLQLIDVVEGLSRAELETLTGLPIMAA is encoded by the coding sequence ATGGCGTACCAGCGACGCACGAAAGAGCAACTCGCGCAGCGCGTGGCGCAGGACATCCAGGACGGCGCCTACGTCAACCTGGGCATCGGCATGCCGACGCTCGTGGCCAACCACCTGCCCGCCGGGCGCGAGGTCGTCCTGCACAGCGAGAACGGCATCCTCGGCATGGGACCGGCGCCCGCCGCCGGCGATGAGGACTACGACCTGATCAACGCGGGCAAGCAGCCGGTGACGCTCAAGCCCGGCGCCGCGTTCTTCCACCACGCCGACAGCTTCGCGATGATGCGCGGCGGGCACATCGACCTGTGCGTGCTCGGCGCGTTCCAGGTGTCCGCCACCGGCGACCTGGCGAACTGGCACACCGGCGAAGCCGACGCGATCCCCGCCGTCGGCGGCGCGATGGACCTCGCGACGGGGGCGCGCCAGACCTGGGTGATGATGGACCTGCTCACCAGGGACGGCCGCAGCAAGCTGGTCGAGCGCTGCACCTATCCGCTCACCGGCGTCGCGTGCGTCAAGCGCGTGTACACCGACCTGGGCACCTTCGCCTGCACGCCGCGCGGCCTGCAGCTCATCGACGTCGTCGAGGGCCTGTCGCGCGCGGAACTGGAAACCCTCACCGGCCTGCCGATCATGGCGGCCTGA
- a CDS encoding 3-oxoacid CoA-transferase subunit A, translating to MIDKIAATVAEAIGDVADGATVMIGGFGTAGIPSELVEGLIAQGARDLAIVNNNAGNGEHGIAALLKAGRVRKVTCSFPRQADSHVFDALYRSGQVELELVPQGNLAERIRAAGAGIGGFFTPTGAGTELAKGKETRVIDGRLHVYETPIHADLALVKAERGDRWGNLTYRMAARNFGPVMAMAAKKTVASVHEIVELGTLDPEAIVTPGIFVTRIVRIARSATRAGGFKEAA from the coding sequence GTGATCGACAAGATCGCCGCGACCGTGGCGGAAGCGATCGGCGACGTCGCCGACGGCGCGACGGTGATGATCGGCGGCTTCGGCACCGCCGGCATCCCGTCCGAGCTGGTCGAAGGCCTGATCGCGCAGGGCGCGCGCGACCTCGCCATCGTCAACAACAACGCCGGCAACGGCGAGCACGGCATCGCCGCGCTGCTCAAGGCCGGCCGCGTGCGCAAGGTCACCTGCAGCTTCCCGCGCCAGGCCGACAGCCACGTGTTCGACGCGCTGTACCGAAGCGGCCAGGTCGAACTCGAACTGGTGCCGCAAGGCAACCTGGCCGAGCGCATCCGCGCCGCCGGGGCCGGCATCGGTGGCTTCTTCACGCCCACCGGCGCGGGCACCGAGCTCGCCAAGGGCAAGGAGACGCGCGTGATCGACGGTCGCCTGCACGTCTACGAGACGCCGATCCATGCCGACCTCGCATTAGTCAAGGCCGAGCGCGGCGACCGCTGGGGCAACCTCACCTACCGCATGGCCGCGCGCAACTTCGGCCCGGTGATGGCGATGGCGGCGAAGAAGACCGTGGCCAGCGTGCACGAGATCGTGGAGCTGGGCACGCTGGATCCGGAGGCGATCGTCACGCCGGGCATCTTCGTCACCCGCATCGTGCGCATCGCCCGCAGTGCGACGCGCGCCGGTGGCTTCAAGGAGGCTGCGTGA
- a CDS encoding DUF1304 domain-containing protein: MAANIVIGIVAALHAYFMVLEMFLWTRPAGLRAFGQTLEQAQASKVLAANQGLYNGFLAAGLVWGLLAGPQGMAIKAFFLACVLVAGLYGGFTASRKILFIQALPAAIGLALLGWT, from the coding sequence ATGGCAGCGAACATCGTGATCGGCATCGTGGCCGCCTTGCACGCGTACTTCATGGTGCTGGAGATGTTCCTGTGGACCAGGCCGGCCGGACTGCGCGCGTTCGGCCAGACGCTCGAACAGGCGCAGGCCTCGAAGGTGCTCGCGGCCAACCAGGGGCTGTACAACGGCTTCCTCGCCGCAGGCCTGGTGTGGGGACTGCTGGCCGGGCCGCAGGGAATGGCCATCAAGGCCTTCTTCCTGGCCTGCGTGTTGGTCGCCGGCCTGTACGGTGGCTTCACCGCCAGCCGCAAGATCCTCTTCATCCAGGCGCTGCCGGCGGCCATCGGGTTGGCGCTGCTCGGCTGGACCTAG
- a CDS encoding SRPBCC family protein yields MTDRTVRIHRVLRTTPEKLYRAFLEPMALAKWLPPHGFTCSVHQLDARVGGTFRMSFHNFGTGNGHSFHGSYLELKPHERIRYTDEFDDPNLPGVLEVDVRLRPVMGGTELTVAQSNIPAAIPLEMCYLGWQESLLQLAALVEPDIPG; encoded by the coding sequence ATGACCGATCGCACCGTCCGCATCCACCGCGTGCTGCGCACCACGCCCGAGAAGCTGTACCGCGCGTTCCTCGAGCCGATGGCGCTGGCCAAGTGGCTGCCGCCGCACGGGTTCACCTGCTCCGTGCACCAGCTGGATGCCCGTGTCGGCGGCACGTTCCGCATGTCGTTCCACAACTTCGGCACTGGCAACGGCCACTCGTTCCACGGCAGCTACCTCGAACTCAAGCCGCACGAGCGCATCCGCTACACCGACGAATTCGACGACCCGAACCTGCCCGGCGTGCTGGAGGTGGACGTGCGGCTGCGGCCGGTGATGGGCGGGACCGAGCTCACGGTGGCGCAGTCCAACATCCCGGCGGCGATCCCGCTGGAGATGTGCTACCTGGGCTGGCAGGAATCGCTGCTGCAGTTGGCCGCGCTGGTCGAGCCCGACATCCCGGGCTGA
- a CDS encoding YybH family protein, whose product MFLHRLAFVLPALALVACAAPMAPAGSIDQSAASAELRAAETAFAASMARRDLAAFSALVADDAVFINGGQALHGKARILEHWKRFFDGPQAPFSWKPETAEANLLGTMGYTRGPVTSPEGKVVAHFHSTWRRQPDGQWRVVFDNGDRACDCAKP is encoded by the coding sequence ATGTTCCTGCACCGCCTCGCCTTCGTCCTGCCCGCCCTTGCGCTCGTCGCGTGCGCCGCGCCCATGGCCCCCGCGGGCTCGATCGACCAGTCAGCCGCGTCCGCCGAACTGCGCGCCGCGGAGACTGCGTTCGCCGCCAGCATGGCGCGTCGCGACCTCGCGGCGTTCAGCGCCCTGGTGGCGGACGACGCGGTGTTCATCAACGGCGGCCAGGCGTTGCACGGCAAGGCCCGCATCCTCGAACACTGGAAGCGCTTCTTCGACGGCCCGCAGGCACCCTTCAGCTGGAAGCCGGAGACGGCCGAAGCCAACCTGCTCGGGACGATGGGCTACACGCGCGGGCCGGTTACGTCGCCCGAAGGCAAGGTGGTCGCGCATTTCCACTCGACGTGGCGCCGGCAGCCCGACGGCCAGTGGCGCGTCGTGTTCGACAACGGCGATCGGGCCTGCGACTGCGCGAAGCCCTAG
- a CDS encoding serine hydrolase domain-containing protein: MAGTLTFDGRTYPDGRASDPKALGWMQGSPPPADRRIEFGKQALLGFPQIRWTLCHTREFLPTVNVWRGDGGPSTFAREDLAGDIEALAFDDLQGRRMQWQDALADTYTDGIVVLHRGRIVYERYIGELQAHVPHSCFSVTKSYACTLAAMLVHEGVVDERRPIAHWLPEMRGTAWEDATLRQVMDMQVGAAYSEAYADSAADVWAYSRAGGTMARPPGYDGPGNFYEYLATIRKDGAHGEAISYKTVNTEVLCWVMKRATGLSLARMLSERLWAPLGCEQDAYFTVDPIGVPMGGGGMSAALRDLARFGEAMRCDGAFNGKQVVPAAVVADIARGSDPAKFAKAGYALLPGYSYRSMWWVAHDEHGTFEARGIHGQRIYVAPGAEMVIARFGSHPVAANSGNDPITLAQFRALAGLLRGR; the protein is encoded by the coding sequence ATGGCAGGCACGCTCACGTTCGACGGCAGGACCTACCCCGATGGCCGCGCCTCGGACCCGAAGGCCCTGGGCTGGATGCAGGGCTCGCCACCGCCCGCGGATCGCCGCATCGAATTCGGCAAGCAGGCGCTGCTTGGCTTCCCGCAGATCCGCTGGACGCTGTGCCACACGCGCGAGTTCCTGCCGACGGTGAACGTCTGGCGCGGCGACGGCGGCCCGAGCACGTTCGCACGCGAGGATCTCGCCGGCGACATCGAAGCACTGGCCTTCGACGATCTTCAAGGCCGCCGCATGCAGTGGCAGGACGCGCTGGCCGACACCTACACCGACGGCATCGTCGTCCTGCACCGGGGCCGCATCGTGTACGAGCGCTACATCGGCGAGCTGCAGGCGCACGTGCCGCACAGCTGCTTCTCGGTCACCAAGTCCTACGCCTGCACGCTGGCCGCGATGCTGGTGCACGAGGGCGTGGTGGACGAACGCCGGCCCATCGCGCACTGGCTGCCGGAGATGCGCGGCACGGCCTGGGAAGACGCGACGTTGCGGCAGGTGATGGACATGCAGGTCGGCGCCGCGTACTCGGAGGCGTATGCCGACTCGGCGGCCGACGTGTGGGCCTACTCGCGCGCGGGCGGCACGATGGCGCGGCCGCCGGGGTACGACGGCCCCGGCAACTTCTACGAGTACCTGGCGACGATCCGCAAGGACGGCGCGCACGGCGAGGCGATCTCGTACAAGACCGTCAACACCGAAGTGCTGTGCTGGGTGATGAAACGCGCGACGGGCCTTTCGCTGGCGCGCATGCTGTCCGAGCGGCTCTGGGCGCCGCTGGGTTGCGAGCAGGACGCGTACTTCACCGTGGATCCGATCGGTGTCCCCATGGGCGGCGGCGGGATGTCGGCGGCGCTGCGCGACCTCGCACGCTTCGGCGAAGCGATGCGCTGCGACGGGGCTTTCAATGGCAAGCAGGTGGTGCCGGCGGCCGTGGTCGCGGACATCGCGCGCGGCAGCGATCCCGCGAAATTCGCCAAGGCGGGCTACGCACTGCTGCCCGGCTACTCGTACCGCAGCATGTGGTGGGTGGCGCACGACGAGCACGGCACGTTCGAGGCGCGCGGCATCCACGGCCAGCGTATCTACGTCGCGCCCGGCGCGGAGATGGTCATTGCGCGCTTCGGCTCCCATCCCGTCGCCGCCAACTCGGGCAACGACCCGATCACGCTGGCGCAATTCCGCGCACTCGCCGGGCTGTTGCGCGGGCGGTGA
- a CDS encoding sulfite exporter TauE/SafE family protein, which translates to MQFPLITDPSFYAVAIPAVLLMGISKSGFGAGFGSLAVPLMALACPVPQAAAIFMPILFVMDVLGLAAFRHHFDWKLVRFLVPMGLVGTVVGTLSFHYLDARTVAGIVGVFTLLFLAQRLAFPPRPDSPHPPRWAGALLTVTSGFTSFVAHAGGPPVNAYVIPMRLPPLVFTATMAAFFFMVNLSKWVPYAWLGLLDMRNLATSLALMPLAPVGVWIGVRLAHRIQPTLFYRLIYLGMLLTGVKLAWDGFIA; encoded by the coding sequence TTGCAGTTCCCGCTCATCACCGATCCCTCTTTCTACGCCGTGGCGATCCCGGCCGTCCTGCTGATGGGCATCAGCAAGAGCGGCTTCGGGGCAGGCTTCGGCTCGCTGGCGGTGCCGCTGATGGCGCTGGCCTGCCCGGTGCCGCAGGCCGCGGCGATCTTCATGCCGATCCTGTTCGTGATGGATGTGCTGGGGCTGGCCGCCTTCCGCCACCACTTCGACTGGAAGCTGGTGCGCTTCCTGGTGCCCATGGGCCTGGTGGGCACCGTCGTCGGCACGCTGTCGTTCCATTACCTCGATGCGCGCACCGTCGCGGGCATCGTCGGCGTGTTCACGTTGCTGTTCCTCGCGCAGCGCCTTGCGTTCCCGCCGCGCCCCGACAGCCCGCACCCGCCCCGCTGGGCGGGCGCGCTGCTCACCGTCACGTCGGGCTTCACCAGTTTCGTGGCACACGCCGGCGGCCCGCCGGTGAACGCGTACGTGATCCCGATGCGGCTGCCGCCGCTGGTGTTCACGGCGACGATGGCCGCGTTCTTCTTCATGGTGAACCTGAGCAAGTGGGTCCCGTACGCCTGGCTCGGGCTGCTGGACATGCGCAACCTCGCCACGTCGCTGGCCCTGATGCCGCTCGCCCCCGTCGGCGTCTGGATCGGCGTGCGCCTGGCCCACCGCATCCAGCCGACGCTGTTCTACCGCCTGATCTACCTGGGCATGCTGCTGACCGGGGTCAAGCTGGCCTGGGACGGATTCATCGCCTGA